From the Manis javanica isolate MJ-LG chromosome 11, MJ_LKY, whole genome shotgun sequence genome, one window contains:
- the LOC108407213 gene encoding hemoglobin subunit epsilon-1, giving the protein MVHFSGEEKAAITSLWSKVDVEEAGGQALGRLLVVYPWTQRFFDNFGNLSSSSAIMGNPKVKSHGKKVLTSFGDAIKNLDNLKNTFAKLSELHCDKLHVDPENFRLLGNVLVVVLASHFGREFTPDVQASWQKLVAGVANALAHKYH; this is encoded by the exons ATGGTGCATTTCTCTGGGGAGGAGAAGGCTGCCATCACTAGCCTGTGGAGCAAAGTGGATGTGGAGGAGGCTggaggccaggccctgggcag GCTCCTGGTCGTCTACCCCTGGACTCAGAGGTTCTTTGACAATTTTGGcaatctctcctcttcctctgctaTAATGGGCAATCCCAAGGTCAAATCCCACGGCAAGAAGGTGCTGACCTCCTTTGGAGATGCTATTAAGAACTTGGACAACCTGAAGAACACCTTTGCTAAGCTGAGTGAGCTGCACTGTGACAAGCTTCACGTGGATCCTGAGAACTTCAGG CTCCTGGGCAATGTGCTGGTGGTTGTTCTGGCTTCTCACTTCGGCAGGGAATTCACCCCTGATGTGCAGGCTTCCTGGCAGAAGCTGGTAGCTGGTGTTGCCAATGCCCTGGCCCACAAGTACCACTGA